The DNA region TCGCGACGGCGACGGCGGCGGGCCGACCCGCGGACGGCGGACGGCACCGCCGCGACCGCACCCCCGGACCTGATCGCCGTCCCCGAAGCCCCCTACGACTACGCCCACTTCAGCCGGCTCGCCGGCCCCTCCACCGACCCCGGCGACCCCGGCGACCCCACCGACCCCGGCGGGCACGGACGGCGCGACACGGACGCCGAGGGCACCCCGGAGACCGGCGCGGGCGACCCCCCGGAGCCGTACCGCGTCCGGTACCGCAGCCTGTTGAGCCGCGAGCCGCACCGGATCCGGGCGGTCCTGCTCCTGCTGGCCGCTCCGCTGGTCGAAACGGTTCTCCTGGTCTGGCTGCTGCTGCCGGAGCACTGGCCGGTCCGGGCGGGCGAGACCGACACCTGGGTGCTGGTCGGCGACAGGGTGATGATCGGGATCATCGCGACGGTCGAGGTGTTCCGCCTGGTCAACGTGGTCTCCAACACCCACGCCACGCTCGCCGCCCGCGACCCCGTCCCGGTGACGCCCGTGCCCGGCACCCGGGTCGCGTTCCTCACCACCTGCGTCCCCGGCAAGGAACCCCCGGAGATGGTGCGCGCCACACTCACCGCCGCGCTCGCCGTCCGGCACGACGGCCCCTACCACGTCTGGCTGCTGGACGAGGGGGACGATCCCGCCATGCGCACGCTCTGCACCGAGCTGGGTGCCCGCCACTTCAGCCGGCGCGGCGTCGAGGAGTGGAACCGGCCCGAGGGGCGGTTCCGCGCCAGGACCAAGCACGGCAACTACAACAGCTGGCTCCAGGCGCACGGCGCCGGCTACGACTTCTGGGTCTCGGTCGACACCGACCACGTGCCGCTGCCCGAGTTCTGCGAGCGGATGCTCGGCTACTTCCGCGACCCGGACGTCGCGTTCGTGGTCGGCCCGCAGGTGTACGGGAACTACCGCAGCTCGGGCTCGTCCGTCACCCGGTTCTCGGAGAGCCAGCAGTTCCTCTTCCACGCGCTGGTCCAACGGGCCGGGAACCGGTACGGCGCACCGATGTTCGTCGGCACCAACAACGCCGTCCGGATCGACGCGCTGCGGTCGATCGGCGGACTCCACGACTCGATCACCGAGGACATGGCGACCGGCCTGGAGTTCCACCGCCGCCGCAACCCGGCCACCGGCGAACGCTGGCGGTCGGTCTACACCCCCGACGTGCTGGCGGTGGGCGAGGGGCCGTCGTCCTGGACGGACTTCTTCTCCCAGCAGCTGCGCTGGAGCCGCGGCACCTACGAGACCCTCCTCACCCAGTACTGGCGCGCGGTGTGGGGGCTGTCGCCGGGACGGCTGCTCAACTACACGCTGATGGTCTGCTTCTACCCGATGGCGGCGCTGACCTGGCTGCTCGGCGGGGTGTCCAGCGTGCTCTACCTGGGGTTCGGGGCGTCGGGCGTCCACGTGTCGTCCGAGATATGGATGGCGCTCTACAGCGACGCGGCGGCGCTGCAGGTGCTGCTCTACGCCTGGAACCGCAAGCACAACGTCAGCCCGCACGAGCCGGCCGGGTCGTCGGGGGTGGCGGGCATGGTGATGTCGGCGCTCTGCGGACCCGTCTACGCGGCGTCGTTCCTGCAGGCGCTGCTCCGACTCCGCAGCCGGTTCGTGGTGACGCCCAAGGGTTCCTCGGCCAGTCCCGACCGGGTGGCCACGTTCCGCCTGCACCTGTTCTGGGCGCTGGTGTTCGGCGGCGCCCTCGCCGTGTCGTTCCGCACCGGGAACGACCACGCCGCCATGCGGACCTGGGCCGGACTGGCCCTCCTCCTCAGCCTGCTGCCGGTGCTGGTCCTGGCCGCGGACGCCGTCCGCCGCCGCCGGGCCCGGCCGACCTCCACCCTGTCCATGGCCGGGACGGCCTTGGCCGCGACCACGACCACGACCACGACCACGACCACAGCCTCGGCCTCCACCGCGGGCGCCGTCCCCGGTCCTGCGCATCCCGCCGACCGCGTCGACAACACGGCCGCGGCCGCGGCCGGCCACCACGGCACCACCCGCTGAGCCCGCCCACCCGCACCCGCACCCGCACCCGCATCCGCATCCGAGGGGACGATCCACCGTGAAGATCCGCAACGCCGGCCGCACCCGGCGCTTCGCCCTCGGCAGCACCGTCGCGCTGACCGTCGCCGGGATGAACGCGCCGGCCGTGCTCGGCTTCGCCACCGACCGCTACCACCAGTACGCGATCAACCGCCCCGCCTACAAGGCCGAGTACGGCCACTGGCAGACCCTCGTCCTCCCCGCCGAGTTCCGGATCAACGCCATCCACGCGGCGCTGCTCCGCACGGGCAAGGTCCTGATCATCGCCGGATCCGGGAACAACCAGCGGAACTTCGACGCCGGCACCTTCAAGAGCCTGCTCTGGGACCCTGCGAAGAACACCTACAAGCCGGTCCCGACCCCCGCCGACATGTTCTGCGGCGGCCACACCGCGCTGCCCGACGGCCGGATGCTGGTGGCCGGCGGCACCCGGCGCTACGAGGCGCTGGACGGCGCCGTGAAGAAGGCCGCCGGCACCATGCGGGTCCGCAACGAGAACCCGGACGCCGCCCGCACCTTCCCCCGGGGCACCGTGTTCCGGGCGCCGAACGGCCGCGCGTACGCGTCCACCGCCGAAGTGACCGTCCCCGCCGCGCTGAAGACCGGTTCCGGCACCGCGACCGTCGTCACCGCCGGCGAGACGCACGTGTTCGCGGAGGCCGTCGCCGACGGGCCCGGCTCCGTGCTCGACTCCCCCGCCCAGTACGCGATCGAGGGCCTGACCGGCGCCGACGCCCGGAACCTCTACGGCATGGCCGAACGGATGACGCTGGAGAAGCAGGACTTCCAGGGCATCCGCTCCGCCTTCGAGTTCAACCCGGACACCGAACTGTACGAGCAGGTCACCGACATGGCCTACGCCCGCTGGTACCCGACGCTGACCGGGCTGGGCGACGGCCGGGTGGTCACCGTCTCCGGGCTCGACGACACCGGGCGGATCCTCAGCGGCAACGACAACGAGATCTACGACCCGGCGAGCAGGACCTGGTCCAAGGCCCCCGACCGGTACTTCCCGACCTACCCGTCGATCTTCCTGACGGCCACCGGCGAACTCTTCTACTCCGGCTCCAACGCCGGCTACGGGCCCGCCGACAAGGGCCGCGAACCCGGCCTCTGGGACCTCCGGGACAACAGCTTCCGCCCCGTCCCCGGCCTGCGCGACCCGCACCTGACCGAGACCTCCTCCTCCGTACTGCTGCCGCCGGCGCAGGCCCAGAAGGTGATGGTGCTCGGCGGCGGGGGCGTCGGCGAGTCCCCGCTCTCCACCGCCCGCACCGACATCGCCGACCTCGCCGCCGCGGCGCCCGCGTTCACCCCCGGCCCGGACCTGCCGGCCGGCGGCACCCGGTACCTCAACAGCGTGATCCTGCCGGACGACACCGTCTTCACCACCGGCGGCTCCGCCGACTACCGGGGCAAGCACCGGAGCGACCTGCTCAAGGCCCAGACCTACCACCCGGACACCAACACCTTCAGCACCGCCGCCGAGCCGACCGTCGGCCGCAACTACCACTCGGAGGCGCTGCTGCTGCCGGACGGACGGGTGGCCGTGCTCGGCTCCGACCCGCTGTTCGACGACGAGGACGGCACCGTGCCGGGCACCTTCGAACAGCGGATCGAGATCTACACCCCGCCGTACCTCTTCCACGGCGAGCGGCCGCAGCTGACCGGCGCCCCGACGGCCGCCAGGCTCGGCAGCACCGTCCGGGTGGCCACCCCGGCCCCGGACGGCGTCGCCACCGCCAAGCTGGTCCGGCCGAGTTCGGTCACCCACGCCACCGACGTCGAGCAGCGCTCGGTGGCCCTGGACGTCACCGCGCGCGCGGCGGACGGCGTCTCGCTCGTCCTGCCCGCCAACCCCGACCTGCTGCCGCCCGGCTGGTACATGCTCTTCGTCACGGACGGGTCGGGCACGCCCTCGGTGGCGCGCTGGATCCAGGTCGTCCGCTGAACGGCGCGCCGGCCCCGGCCGACCCCGGCCGGCACCGACCCACCGGCCCGCACCGGACGCGGCCGCACCGGACGCGGCCCGCGCCACGGCCCGGCCAACCACCGACCGCCTAGCCGGCGGCCCGGGCCAGCCCGAGCGCGTACGGCAGCCAGAACTCGCCCGCCCGGGGCTCGCCGCGCCCGCACTCGCCGTCG from Kitasatospora sp. NBC_00458 includes:
- a CDS encoding galactose oxidase-like domain-containing protein; the encoded protein is MKIRNAGRTRRFALGSTVALTVAGMNAPAVLGFATDRYHQYAINRPAYKAEYGHWQTLVLPAEFRINAIHAALLRTGKVLIIAGSGNNQRNFDAGTFKSLLWDPAKNTYKPVPTPADMFCGGHTALPDGRMLVAGGTRRYEALDGAVKKAAGTMRVRNENPDAARTFPRGTVFRAPNGRAYASTAEVTVPAALKTGSGTATVVTAGETHVFAEAVADGPGSVLDSPAQYAIEGLTGADARNLYGMAERMTLEKQDFQGIRSAFEFNPDTELYEQVTDMAYARWYPTLTGLGDGRVVTVSGLDDTGRILSGNDNEIYDPASRTWSKAPDRYFPTYPSIFLTATGELFYSGSNAGYGPADKGREPGLWDLRDNSFRPVPGLRDPHLTETSSSVLLPPAQAQKVMVLGGGGVGESPLSTARTDIADLAAAAPAFTPGPDLPAGGTRYLNSVILPDDTVFTTGGSADYRGKHRSDLLKAQTYHPDTNTFSTAAEPTVGRNYHSEALLLPDGRVAVLGSDPLFDDEDGTVPGTFEQRIEIYTPPYLFHGERPQLTGAPTAARLGSTVRVATPAPDGVATAKLVRPSSVTHATDVEQRSVALDVTARAADGVSLVLPANPDLLPPGWYMLFVTDGSGTPSVARWIQVVR
- a CDS encoding glycosyltransferase family 2 protein codes for the protein MVIPFSRRRRRRADPRTADGTAATAPPDLIAVPEAPYDYAHFSRLAGPSTDPGDPGDPTDPGGHGRRDTDAEGTPETGAGDPPEPYRVRYRSLLSREPHRIRAVLLLLAAPLVETVLLVWLLLPEHWPVRAGETDTWVLVGDRVMIGIIATVEVFRLVNVVSNTHATLAARDPVPVTPVPGTRVAFLTTCVPGKEPPEMVRATLTAALAVRHDGPYHVWLLDEGDDPAMRTLCTELGARHFSRRGVEEWNRPEGRFRARTKHGNYNSWLQAHGAGYDFWVSVDTDHVPLPEFCERMLGYFRDPDVAFVVGPQVYGNYRSSGSSVTRFSESQQFLFHALVQRAGNRYGAPMFVGTNNAVRIDALRSIGGLHDSITEDMATGLEFHRRRNPATGERWRSVYTPDVLAVGEGPSSWTDFFSQQLRWSRGTYETLLTQYWRAVWGLSPGRLLNYTLMVCFYPMAALTWLLGGVSSVLYLGFGASGVHVSSEIWMALYSDAAALQVLLYAWNRKHNVSPHEPAGSSGVAGMVMSALCGPVYAASFLQALLRLRSRFVVTPKGSSASPDRVATFRLHLFWALVFGGALAVSFRTGNDHAAMRTWAGLALLLSLLPVLVLAADAVRRRRARPTSTLSMAGTALAATTTTTTTTTTASASTAGAVPGPAHPADRVDNTAAAAAGHHGTTR